In Dioscorea cayenensis subsp. rotundata cultivar TDr96_F1 chromosome 9, TDr96_F1_v2_PseudoChromosome.rev07_lg8_w22 25.fasta, whole genome shotgun sequence, a genomic segment contains:
- the LOC120269005 gene encoding glutamine--fructose-6-phosphate aminotransferase [isomerizing] 2, with protein sequence MCGIFAYLNYNVERERRYILEVLLNGLRRLEYRGYDSSGIAIDSDLDAVEVSLKEAPYESAFPLVFRQEGKIESLVGSVYAEVDAMDLNLEKPFSVHAGIAHTRWATHGVPSPRNSHPQSSGAWNEFIVVHNGIITNYEVLKETLIRNGFNFESETDTEVIPKLAKFVFDKAHEAGQTVTFSQVVFEVMRQLEGAYALIFKSPHYPNELIACKRGSTLILGVKELTDISNSGALFHDVKALTTNGQPKELFFSSDLCAIVEHTKNYLAIEDSEVVHIKDGCVSVLKFDYDKEKPASVQRALSVLEMEVEQIKKGNYDHFMQKEIHEQPHSLTTTMRGRLKHNSVLLGGLKEHMKTIRHSRRIVFIGCGTSYNAALAARPILEELSSIPVTMEIASDLLDRQGPIYREDTAVFVSQSGETADTLLALEYALENGALCVGITNTVGSTLARKTHCGIHINAGCEIGVASTKAYTSQIVVMVMMALAIGADRISTQARREDIINGLSDLPNQVSEVLKLDREMKDLAESLINLESLLVFGRGYNYATALEGALKVKEVALMHSEGMLAGEMKHGPLALVDETLPIIVVATRDSCFSKQQSVIQQLHARKGRLIVLCSKGDAQSVCPGRSCRIIEVPQVADCLQPVVNIIPLQLLAYHLTVLRGYNVDQPRNLAKSVTTQ encoded by the exons ATGTGTGGTATTTTTGCATATTTGAACTACAATGTAGAGAGGGAGAGGAGGTACATCCTCGAGGTGCTCCTCAATGGCCTCCGGAGACTTGAGTACCGTGGCTATGATTCATCTGGGATCGCGATTGACTCTGATCTTGATGCTGTGGAGGTTTCTCTGAAGGAGGCCCCCTATGAGTCTGCATTTCCTCTGGTTTTCAGGCAGGAGGGCAAGATCGAGTCACTTGTTGGATCCGTCTACGCTG AGGTTGATGCTATGGATTTGAATTTAGAGAAACCATTTTCTGTTCACGCTGGAATTGCGCACACACGTTGGGCCACTCATGGTGTGCCTTCCCCAAGAAACAGTCATCCGCAGTCATCCGGTGCATGGAATGAATTTATTGTTGTTCACAACGGCATTATAACTAACTATGAG GTTTTAAAAGAGACTTTGATTCGAAATGGGTTCAACTTTGAATCAGAAACTGATACGGAAGTTATACCAAAGTTGGCGAAGTTTGTGTTTGACAAGGCTCATgagg CTGGTCAGACTGTTACCTTTAGTCAAGTTGTTTTTGAAGTCATGAGGCAACTTGAAGGAGCATATGCACTTATTTTTAAAAGCCCGCACTATCCAAATGAGTTGATTGCTTGCAAGCGTGGAAGCACATTGATTTTGGGTGTCAAA GAGCTGACAGATATCTCAAATAGTGGTGCATTGTTTCATGATGTTAAAGCCCTCACTACCAATGGGCAGCCCAAAGAGCTGTTTTTTTCCAGTGATTTATGTGCTATTGTGGAACACACCAAAAATTATCTGGCGATTGAAGACAGTGAAGTGGTGCATATTAAG GATGGATGTGTATCTGTCCTCAAGTTTGACTATGATAAAGAAAAGCCAGCGTCAGTGCAACGTGCTTTATCTGTTCTGGAGATGGAAGTTGAGCAAATAAAGAAGGGCAACTATGACCATTTCATGCAGAAAGAAATCCATGAGCAGCCACATTCTTTGACTACAACAATGAGGGGAAGGCTTAAACATAATAGTGTTCTTTTGGGTGGGCTTAAAGAACATATGAAAACAATCAGGCACAGCCGGAGAATCGTTTTTATTGGTTGTGGTACAAGCTACAATGCTGCTCTAGCTGCAAGGCCTATTCTGGAAGAACTGTCCA GTATCCCAGTTACCATGGAAATCGCTAGTGATCTGCTTGACAGGCAAGGTCCAATTTACAGAGAGGATACCGCCGTGTTCGTTAGCCAATCTGGAGAAACTGCAGATACCCTATTAGCACTAGAATATGCATTAGAAAATGGGGCGCTTTGTGTTGGTATAACAAATACTGTTGGCAGTACATTAGCCAGAAAAACTCATTGCGGTATCCACATAAATGCTGGGTGTGAAATAGGTGTTGCTAGCACAAAG GCGTACACCAGTCAGATAGTAGTCATGGTCATGATGGCATTGGCTATTGGAGCTGATAGAATATCTACTCAAGCTAGAAGAGAGGATATCATTAATGGTCTTTCAGATCTACCAA ATCAAGTTAGTGAAGTTCTAAAACTTGATAGAGAAATGAAAGATCTTGCTGAATCATTGATAAACTTGGAGTCACTGCTGGTATTTGGCAGAGGTTATAATTATGCGACTGCCCTTGAGGGTGCTTTGAAAGTGAAGGAAGTAGCCCTCATGCACAGTGAAGGAATGCTTGCTGGTGAAATGAAACATGGTCCGCTGGCTTTAGTGGATGAAACTCTCCCCATTATTGTTGTCGCAACGCGTGATTCTTGCTTTAG TAAGCAACAATCAGTGATCCAACAACTTCATGCACGCAAAGGTAGATTGATAGTTTTGTGTTCAAAGGGAGATGCTCAATCTGTCTGCCCCGGTAGATCTTGTAGGATCATTGAAGTTCCTCAGGTTGCAGATTGCCTTCAGCCAGTGGTTAATATAATACCATTGCAG CTTCTGGCTTATCATCTCACTGTTCTTCGTGGATACAATGTTGACCAACCTCGGAATCTGGCAAAGAGTGTAACAACTCAATAA